A single Elephas maximus indicus isolate mEleMax1 chromosome 2, mEleMax1 primary haplotype, whole genome shotgun sequence DNA region contains:
- the LOC126067570 gene encoding olfactory receptor 2M4-like, producing the protein MQFLLSQLSFMDLTLIFTTLPKMAADLLLGDRDISYIGYRVQVFIYLMLGVAECILLNLLDFDHYLDICSLLRYPVFMTPRLCVEMAARSRPGDTSTYEKVILVSGIIFLLIPFGFILISYILICLTFLHVNNPKEKSKALAMCFSQFSVVNLYFGPAIIIHTTPGFSLPPEMDQHHFVFDVLGTPMLKPLIYSLRNKEVLRALRKVLNRGLDD; encoded by the exons ATGCAGTTCCTGCTCAGCCAGCTCTCCTTCATGGACCTGACACTCATCTTCACCACTCTTCCTAAGATGGCTGCTGACTTACTCTTAGGAGATAGAGATATCTCCTACATTGGCTATAGAGTACAAGTCTTTATTTATTTGATGCTAGGTGTGGCTGAGTGTATTCTCCTGAACCTCCTGGACTTTGACCACTACTTGGACATCTGTAGCCTCCTGAGATACCCAGTCTTCATGACCCCCAGGCTCTGTGTGGAAATGGCTGCCCGCTCACGGCCTGGGG ACACTTCCACCTATGAGAAGGTGATCTTAGTGTCAGGcatcatttttcttcttattccTTTTGGATTCATCCTGATCTCCTACATCCTCATCTGCCTCACTTTCCTCCATGTGAACAACCCCAAGGAGAAGAGCAAAGCTCTGGCCATGTGCTTCTCCCAATTCAGTGTGGTAAATCTCTACTTTGGTCCAGCCATCATTATCCACACAACCCCAGGTTTCTCTCTCCCCCCAGAGATGGACCAGCATCACTTCGTGTTTGATGTTCTCGGCACTCCCATGCTGAAACCCCtaatctacagcctgaggaataaggaGGTATTGAGGGCTCTGAGGAAGGTGCTGAATAGGGGGCTGGATGATTAA